The Coleofasciculus sp. FACHB-1120 genomic sequence TTAGTCTGGTTCAAGATAATCGTGGCATGGCGCAGACTAGCACGATAGCCTTTAGTCCCAGCAGAGAGTAACATTGCCGCCATTCCCATTGCCGAACCGATACAGATGGTATGAATGGGCGGCTTGATGTAGTTCATCGTGTCACAGATGGCGAAGGCTTCGGTTTCAAAGCCCACAGGTTCGCCGTCATAACGCGAGGTGCCGGTGGAATTGATGTAGATTTTGATCGGTTTTTCCGGATCTTCGTACTGCAAAAACAGCAGTTGGGCGATGATTAGTTTCGTTACCTCTGGCACCAAGGGCGTTCCCAGATAGACAATCCGCTCCTTTAAGATCAGGGAGGGTAAGTCTGGAGGCGGTGTCCGGTAGAAGCTATCGCCGCCGTAGGGAGCTTGAACAGCCTGGATGGGTGAGTTCATGGCGTATCGGAAAGCTGCAATAGTGGTGCTATCTTTAATTTGAGATTAAATTCCGGTGTACCCCACCGTACTGACTGGATTCTAGCAGTTTTACTCCCCTTACCGCTTTTAGTAAGGTTGAGGGTGGCTTGGTGTCGCTTTAGCGGCTGTAGGTGGGCTTTCTGGGAGGCAACGCCAGAAAGTGGGTCTTCAAGTCTTCTAATTTTTAGGTTTTTCAGCAGAGAAACCGGAGTTTAAGTATCGGTTTTTGCGAAAGGAGAGGGGTGAAATCCACCCCCGCGATCGCATTTTCCTCTGCAAAGAATTGCGATCTTTTGGCTGAGTGCTTCCGCCGTGTTGGACTGCAAGCTATTGTAAGAAATAAGCCCGGTCGCGGTTAGGGTAATTTTACGGTTCCCTTTCCGGAGCGTCAGCATTTAGTCTTGTGGTTACTCCGAATCCCTTCTTGTTCTGCCAGGAATGAGCGTGCTATGAGAGTTGGTTTACAGCCTGCTTTGAATGATATGAATATTGACGCGACTCAAGCGAGTAGCCAGCGTCAACTAGAAATTTCTATTTCTGCGATCGCTGGGGATCTTGAAGATCGTGCCCCGCTCAATTTATGCATAATTCTCGACCACAGTGGCTCGATGAATGGACGCCCCCTGGAAACGGTGAAACAGGCAGCAATCGGTCTGGTGGATCGGCTTACACGGGGCGATCGCATCTCGATTGTCGCCTTCGATCACAAAGCCAAAGTGCTTGTCCCCAACCAAGTCATTGACAACCCAGAAAACATTAAGAAACAGATAAATCGGCTCAGCGCGGACGGGGGTACGGCGATTGATGAGGGTTTAAAACTCGGAATTGAAGAACTGGCGAAGGGCAAAAGGGAAACGGTTTCTCAAGCTTTTCTGTTAACAGATGGCGAAAATGAGCATGGCGACAACAACCGCTGTCTGAAATTTGCCCAAGTGGCGACTGGCTACAACCTGACGTTGAATACATTGGGATTTGGCGCTCACTGGAACCAGGATGTTTTGGAAAAAATTGCTGATGCAGGTGGCGGTTCGCTGTCCTATATTGAGCGTCCCGAACAAGCAGTCAATGAGTTTGGACGTTTGTTTAATCGGATCTCTGCGGTGGGGTTGACAAATGCCTACCTGTCACTTTCTTTAATGCCGAAGGTACGGTTAGCGGAACTCAAACCCATCGCCCAAGTTGCTCCAGACACCATTGAACTGCCGGTGCAACAAGAAGGCGATCGCTATACGGTACGGTTGGGAGACTTGATGAAAGATGCGCCGCGAGTCATTTTGGCGAATCTTTACGTCAGCCAGCTA encodes the following:
- a CDS encoding ATP-dependent Clp protease proteolytic subunit gives rise to the protein MNSPIQAVQAPYGGDSFYRTPPPDLPSLILKERIVYLGTPLVPEVTKLIIAQLLFLQYEDPEKPIKIYINSTGTSRYDGEPVGFETEAFAICDTMNYIKPPIHTICIGSAMGMAAMLLSAGTKGYRASLRHATIILNQTKSYARGQATDIQIRAKEVLANKTTMLDILSRNTGQTPEKIAKDMDRLFYMTPEQAVEYGLIDRVLESKSDLPTPLPAGVI
- a CDS encoding VWA domain-containing protein produces the protein MRVGLQPALNDMNIDATQASSQRQLEISISAIAGDLEDRAPLNLCIILDHSGSMNGRPLETVKQAAIGLVDRLTRGDRISIVAFDHKAKVLVPNQVIDNPENIKKQINRLSADGGTAIDEGLKLGIEELAKGKRETVSQAFLLTDGENEHGDNNRCLKFAQVATGYNLTLNTLGFGAHWNQDVLEKIADAGGGSLSYIERPEQAVNEFGRLFNRISAVGLTNAYLSLSLMPKVRLAELKPIAQVAPDTIELPVQQEGDRYTVRLGDLMKDAPRVILANLYVSQLAEGRQALAEVQVRYDDPAQDKMGLISQRVLVEANVVRSYQPAPNPQVQQSILALAKYRQTQLAEAKLQQGDRVGAATMLQTAAKTALQMGDKGAATVLQTSATRLQSGEELSEADRKKTRIVSKTILQE